From Spirochaetaceae bacterium, one genomic window encodes:
- a CDS encoding ABC transporter substrate-binding protein — MTARIPLLALGVLVLAAGSLFAGAETEEGSSPAATAPAGKYQEAPMLAALVAAGELPPVDERLPEIPSVADLVPEVGRYGGTLNVFSVDERPWNDLTAESVDNGNSNLLQFTPDGRIIPDLALSYELADDAKSMTLALRKGTRWSDGEPFTADDIVFVFEDMHWHPDVETWAILSGVSRVIKIDDYTVRYEMDDPYPVLEVQLGAWPGSQWASFHPKHYLKKWHINHNPDANKVAKEEGFEDWTRAFHYHFWWRPKKDIEQPTMMPWRFTSFTTTVRTYERNPYYFQVDAEGNQLPYIDTIVSTLVDRETYQLKAISGEADIAFRRTSVDNWSLYKQNESAGGYVVYGAPGVLSADVGLALNQNHEDPDLRALFQDLRFRRALSVAIDRDDLNKSVYLGLGTPLQATMLPSTTFYKEEWGQAHAEYDPDEANRLLDEVGLSERDRDGFRIGPDGDALLITVEWSATLSVPPAAFELIKEYWEDVGVKVGLRPMENALFSERGEGTDHAFRARKMETVEEVAFYLEPNRAEVGGLGFSWAPEWELWLHAKADVDSGKKTLADFADGKLPGEEPPQEMKDLQRWVDEVSTTRFGSPEFVALAQQIWDLHAKNLYIIGTVGLQPVPVLAKANLGNVRTTFPMAADYSGNLGADAQHLFWRE; from the coding sequence ATGACCGCACGCATACCGCTCCTGGCCCTGGGAGTGCTCGTTCTCGCAGCCGGCTCCCTGTTTGCCGGCGCTGAAACGGAGGAAGGATCGTCACCGGCCGCCACTGCCCCGGCGGGCAAGTACCAGGAGGCGCCGATGCTGGCCGCGCTGGTGGCCGCCGGCGAGTTGCCGCCGGTCGACGAGCGGCTGCCGGAGATTCCCTCGGTGGCGGACCTGGTACCGGAGGTCGGCCGCTACGGCGGCACGTTGAACGTGTTTTCGGTCGATGAGCGGCCGTGGAACGACCTGACGGCGGAGTCGGTGGACAACGGCAACAGCAACCTTCTGCAGTTCACCCCCGACGGCAGAATCATCCCCGATCTCGCCCTCTCCTACGAACTCGCGGACGATGCCAAGAGCATGACGCTGGCCCTGCGCAAGGGAACCCGCTGGTCGGACGGGGAGCCGTTCACGGCGGACGACATCGTGTTCGTGTTTGAAGACATGCACTGGCATCCCGACGTGGAGACCTGGGCGATCCTGTCGGGGGTATCGCGCGTCATCAAGATCGACGACTACACGGTGCGCTACGAGATGGACGATCCCTACCCGGTGCTGGAGGTGCAACTCGGCGCGTGGCCGGGCAGCCAATGGGCCAGCTTCCACCCCAAGCACTACCTGAAGAAGTGGCACATCAATCACAACCCGGACGCCAACAAGGTGGCCAAGGAGGAGGGCTTCGAGGACTGGACGCGCGCATTCCACTATCACTTCTGGTGGCGCCCCAAGAAAGACATCGAACAGCCCACCATGATGCCGTGGCGATTCACCAGCTTCACGACCACCGTGCGCACCTACGAGCGCAATCCCTACTACTTCCAGGTCGACGCCGAAGGCAACCAGCTCCCGTACATCGACACGATCGTCTCCACGCTGGTCGATCGCGAAACCTACCAGCTCAAGGCGATCTCCGGGGAGGCGGACATCGCCTTCCGGAGAACCAGCGTGGACAACTGGTCGCTCTACAAGCAGAACGAGAGTGCCGGCGGCTACGTCGTATACGGCGCACCGGGCGTCCTGTCCGCGGACGTCGGCCTGGCGCTGAACCAGAACCACGAAGATCCGGACTTGCGGGCGCTGTTCCAGGATCTCCGCTTCCGGCGCGCGCTGTCGGTGGCGATCGACCGCGACGATCTCAACAAGTCCGTCTACCTGGGCCTCGGCACGCCGCTGCAGGCCACCATGCTGCCGTCGACCACCTTCTACAAGGAGGAGTGGGGGCAGGCGCACGCCGAGTACGATCCGGACGAAGCCAATCGGCTGCTCGACGAGGTGGGTCTGAGCGAACGCGACCGCGACGGCTTTCGGATCGGCCCGGATGGCGACGCATTGCTGATCACCGTCGAGTGGTCGGCCACGCTGTCCGTTCCCCCGGCGGCGTTCGAATTGATCAAGGAGTACTGGGAAGACGTTGGCGTCAAGGTGGGATTGCGCCCGATGGAGAACGCGCTGTTCTCGGAGCGGGGCGAGGGCACCGATCACGCGTTCCGCGCCCGCAAGATGGAAACCGTGGAAGAGGTGGCATTCTACCTGGAGCCGAACCGCGCCGAAGTCGGCGGACTGGGCTTTTCGTGGGCGCCGGAGTGGGAGCTGTGGCTGCATGCCAAGGCCGATGTCGACTCCGGCAAGAAGACACTGGCCGACTTCGCCGACGGCAAGCTGCCCGGCGAGGAACCACCGCAGGAGATGAAGGATCTGCAACGCTGGGTCGACGAAGTGAGCACCACTCGGTTCGGCTCACCCGAGTTCGTGGCGCTCGCGCAGCAGATCTGGGACCTGCACGCCAAGAACTTGTACATCATCGGCACCGTCGGGCTGCAGCCGGTTCCGGTCCTGGCCAAGGCGAACCTCGGCAACGTGCGCACCACCTTCCCGATGGCCGCCGACTACTCCGGCAACCTGGGCGCCGACGCCCAACACCTGTTCTGGCGCGAGTAG
- a CDS encoding glucosyl-3-phosphoglycerate synthase, with translation MSWLATNTFHHGQFDIAELERRKREAGVSISLCIPTLNEERTIGKEIVVLKSELMDRHRLLDEIAVIDSGSDDATREVARAFGADVYPAAEILPECGHHRGKGENLWKAIYQLSGDIIVYVDADIRNIHPRFVYGLVGPLLNMPEVSYVKAFYDRPLAESGRLRPSGGGRVTEILIRPLFSLFFPELSALIQPLSGEYAVRREVLEQIPFPVGYGVETSHLIDVYHRWGMGAFAQTDLDRRIHTNQSTDALGRMAFGILQTFLQRIDSLEIIGDLPALNTTLNQFMVDQGRHEELAHEIRIVERPPMIEVPAYRTKMELTPETG, from the coding sequence ATGAGCTGGCTGGCGACCAACACCTTTCACCACGGCCAGTTCGACATCGCCGAACTGGAGCGGCGCAAGCGGGAAGCCGGGGTGTCGATCTCGCTGTGCATCCCCACCCTCAATGAGGAGCGCACCATCGGCAAGGAGATCGTGGTGCTGAAGTCGGAGCTGATGGACCGGCACCGGCTGCTCGACGAGATCGCGGTGATCGACTCCGGCTCCGACGACGCCACCCGCGAGGTGGCGCGTGCGTTCGGCGCCGACGTCTACCCGGCGGCGGAAATCCTGCCGGAGTGCGGCCATCACCGCGGCAAGGGCGAGAACCTGTGGAAGGCGATCTACCAGCTCTCCGGCGACATCATCGTGTACGTGGACGCCGACATCCGCAACATCCACCCGCGCTTCGTGTACGGCCTGGTGGGGCCGCTGCTGAACATGCCCGAGGTGTCCTACGTCAAGGCGTTCTACGACCGCCCGCTGGCCGAATCGGGGCGGCTGCGGCCGTCCGGCGGGGGCCGCGTCACCGAGATCCTGATCCGCCCGCTGTTCTCGCTGTTCTTTCCCGAGCTGTCGGCGCTGATCCAGCCGCTGTCCGGCGAGTACGCGGTCCGGCGAGAAGTGCTGGAGCAGATTCCGTTTCCGGTCGGCTACGGCGTGGAGACCTCGCACCTCATCGACGTCTACCATCGCTGGGGCATGGGCGCGTTCGCGCAGACCGACCTGGACCGGCGCATCCACACCAACCAGTCCACCGATGCGCTCGGGCGGATGGCGTTCGGCATCCTGCAGACCTTCCTGCAGCGGATCGACTCGCTGGAAATCATCGGCGACCTGCCGGCCCTGAACACCACCCTCAACCAGTTCATGGTCGACCAAGGCCGCCACGAGGAACTGGCCCACGAAATCCGCATCGTCGAGCGCCCCCCGATGATCGAAGTCCCCGCCTACCGCACCAAGATGGAACTGACACCGGAAACCGGCTGA
- a CDS encoding peptidase dimerization domain-containing protein, with protein sequence MNERTVTGFESIVQRVGELPEALRGLQDVLLANLAMIAEIPAPTFGEAARAAFVQERFAELGYSDCSMDEVGNVAGVMPGSENGAADRNILLVAHTDTPVAATVDHTVMVQPERVIGPSVAENSLGLAVVASLPAVLERLGLTLRSTVLALACSRGLGRGNLEGVRFFLDHAKLPLQFGLCVEGVQLGRLSYTSIGMIRGEISCEVPEEYDWSRFGAGGAISTLNDIITRMLEIPTPDRPRTAIVLGRIDGGTSASTIATRAALQFEVRSESGATVRRLLQDISEIIEEVSSQAGADIGLNIFARRRPGGIAFTHPLVRRTRRVMQSLSLTPRLSPSTSELSAFIDHRVPAVTVGLTSGESMGQRNEAVRIAPIYTGLAQLLGIVLAMDGGYCE encoded by the coding sequence GTGAACGAGAGGACGGTCACAGGGTTCGAGAGCATCGTGCAGCGGGTCGGCGAGTTGCCGGAGGCACTGCGCGGGCTGCAGGACGTGCTGCTCGCCAATCTCGCGATGATCGCCGAGATCCCGGCGCCCACGTTCGGCGAGGCGGCGCGCGCGGCGTTCGTGCAGGAGCGGTTCGCGGAACTCGGCTACTCCGACTGCTCGATGGACGAGGTGGGCAACGTGGCCGGCGTTATGCCCGGCAGCGAGAACGGCGCCGCCGACCGCAACATCCTGCTGGTGGCGCACACCGACACGCCGGTGGCCGCGACCGTCGACCACACGGTGATGGTGCAGCCGGAGCGGGTGATCGGTCCCTCGGTGGCGGAGAATTCCCTCGGCCTGGCGGTGGTGGCGTCGCTGCCCGCGGTGCTGGAGCGGCTCGGTTTGACCCTGCGCTCCACCGTGCTCGCCCTGGCGTGCAGCCGCGGCCTGGGCCGCGGCAACCTGGAGGGGGTGCGCTTCTTCCTGGACCACGCCAAGCTGCCGCTGCAGTTCGGCCTGTGCGTGGAGGGCGTGCAGCTCGGGCGGCTCAGCTATACCTCCATCGGGATGATTCGCGGCGAGATTTCCTGCGAGGTGCCGGAGGAGTACGACTGGAGCCGGTTCGGGGCCGGCGGCGCCATTTCCACCCTCAACGACATCATCACCCGGATGCTGGAGATACCCACACCCGACCGGCCGCGCACCGCCATCGTGCTCGGGCGCATCGACGGCGGCACCTCGGCGAGCACCATCGCCACCCGCGCCGCGCTGCAGTTCGAGGTGCGCAGCGAGTCGGGCGCCACCGTGCGCCGGCTGCTGCAGGACATCTCGGAGATCATCGAGGAGGTTTCGTCGCAGGCCGGGGCCGATATCGGCCTGAACATCTTCGCCCGCCGGCGCCCGGGCGGCATCGCGTTCACCCATCCGCTGGTGCGCCGCACGAGGCGCGTGATGCAGAGCCTGTCGCTCACGCCGCGCCTGTCGCCGAGCACCTCCGAGCTGTCCGCGTTCATCGACCACCGTGTGCCGGCGGTCACGGTCGGGCTCACCTCCGGCGAGTCGATGGGCCAACGCAACGAGGCGGTGCGCATCGCGCCGATCTACACCGGGCTGGCGCAGCTCCTGGGCATCGTGCTGGCCATGGACGGCGGCTACTGCGAATGA
- a CDS encoding DinB family protein encodes MSAEDSIRSAFDSQYQAGLDMLEAAVRACPDDSWDSSAHVNRFWHIAYHTLFYVDLYLCQTVYEHVPWRDHREDAQNLRPGVAPYSRGSILEFLAYCREHARRQIAALDLSSDSGFSWLPFGPVERLAYNLRHLQHHTGQLSERIRQDTGDGVGWVGRG; translated from the coding sequence GTGTCAGCAGAAGATTCCATTCGTTCCGCGTTCGATTCGCAGTACCAAGCCGGCCTCGACATGCTGGAAGCGGCGGTGCGGGCCTGCCCCGACGACTCCTGGGACAGCTCCGCCCACGTCAACCGGTTCTGGCACATCGCCTACCACACGCTGTTCTACGTGGACCTGTACCTGTGTCAGACCGTGTATGAGCACGTACCTTGGCGCGATCACCGCGAGGATGCGCAGAATCTGCGGCCGGGCGTGGCGCCTTACTCCCGCGGCAGCATCCTCGAGTTCCTGGCGTATTGCCGCGAGCACGCGCGGCGCCAGATCGCAGCGCTCGACCTGAGCTCCGATTCGGGTTTTTCCTGGCTGCCGTTCGGCCCGGTGGAGCGGTTGGCCTACAACCTGCGCCACCTCCAGCACCACACCGGCCAGCTCAGCGAGCGCATCCGCCAGGACACCGGCGACGGCGTCGGCTGGGTCGGGCGCGGCTGA
- a CDS encoding putative DNA binding domain-containing protein, whose translation MSSTLPVNLANLLHGRGVEWVRVEFKATWDADTTGPQVLKTICAFANDYHNLNGGYVVIGVAEHDGRARLPPEGLSPAELEAAQRWLRGNCSRLDPQYQPLLSPELVSGRHILVVWAPASQVRPHRAPDGPRGPLRYWLRLGADTVDAEQRGGLLRELIGQTARVPWDDRRAVDAGLTDLHEMAVREHLHEVGSGLIEENDAVEIYRRMGITMRVNDHDVPRNVGLLFFAAEPTRWFRGAWIDCALFAAGGTGDVQEEQEFRGGLARQVRNCLRYLYGRSPVHLRKEPDRIEARRWRAYPEVALRETLVNALYHRGYGPDVPDPTKVYLYPDRLEVVSYPGPVPGLEPQHFAPHSSIPTVPARNRRIGEFLKEIGLAEARLTGLRKVAAAMAANGSPAPRYDFDDGRTYFRVTLPAHPQYAALAAVRDAAELRAMGDAAAAHHLIESAWGENRTSAALAAELIRSHAARGEIDQAERVLGTFAQNREGADQEDAADMREALALVDALRRGRRD comes from the coding sequence GTGAGCAGTACGCTCCCGGTCAACCTCGCCAACCTGCTGCACGGGCGCGGCGTGGAGTGGGTGCGGGTCGAATTCAAGGCCACCTGGGATGCGGACACGACCGGGCCGCAGGTGTTGAAGACAATCTGCGCATTCGCCAACGACTACCACAACCTGAACGGCGGCTACGTGGTCATCGGCGTCGCCGAGCACGACGGACGAGCCAGGCTGCCACCGGAAGGGCTCTCTCCCGCCGAGCTGGAGGCGGCGCAGAGGTGGCTGCGCGGCAACTGCAGCCGCCTCGATCCGCAGTACCAGCCGCTGCTTTCGCCCGAATTGGTGAGCGGGCGGCACATCCTGGTCGTATGGGCGCCGGCGAGCCAGGTGCGCCCGCATCGGGCGCCGGACGGCCCCCGCGGACCGCTGCGCTACTGGCTGCGCCTCGGAGCCGACACGGTAGACGCGGAACAGCGGGGGGGACTGCTTCGAGAACTGATCGGGCAGACCGCGCGCGTGCCGTGGGACGACCGGCGGGCCGTGGACGCCGGACTCACCGACCTGCACGAAATGGCGGTCAGAGAGCACCTGCACGAGGTCGGCAGCGGTCTCATCGAGGAAAACGACGCGGTGGAGATCTACCGCCGCATGGGCATCACCATGCGGGTCAACGACCACGACGTGCCGCGCAACGTCGGGCTGCTGTTCTTCGCAGCCGAACCGACGCGCTGGTTCCGCGGCGCCTGGATCGATTGCGCGCTGTTCGCCGCGGGCGGCACGGGAGACGTCCAGGAGGAGCAGGAGTTTCGCGGCGGGCTGGCGCGGCAGGTGCGTAACTGCCTCCGCTACCTGTACGGGCGCTCGCCGGTCCACCTGCGCAAGGAGCCGGACCGGATCGAGGCGCGCCGCTGGCGTGCCTATCCCGAGGTGGCGCTGCGCGAGACGCTGGTGAACGCGCTGTATCACCGCGGCTACGGGCCGGACGTGCCGGATCCGACCAAGGTGTACCTGTACCCGGATCGCCTGGAAGTCGTCAGCTATCCGGGCCCGGTGCCCGGCCTGGAGCCGCAGCACTTCGCACCGCACTCCTCCATCCCCACGGTGCCCGCCCGCAACCGCCGCATCGGCGAATTCCTCAAGGAGATCGGACTCGCCGAGGCCCGCCTCACCGGATTGCGCAAGGTAGCGGCCGCGATGGCGGCCAACGGGTCCCCGGCGCCGCGCTACGACTTCGACGATGGCCGCACCTACTTTCGCGTCACCCTGCCCGCGCACCCGCAGTACGCCGCTCTTGCCGCGGTCCGCGACGCCGCCGAGCTGCGCGCCATGGGAGACGCGGCCGCCGCGCACCATCTGATCGAGTCCGCCTGGGGTGAGAACCGGACCTCCGCGGCGCTGGCGGCGGAGTTGATCCGATCGCACGCCGCGCGCGGCGAAATCGACCAGGCCGAGCGGGTGCTGGGGACGTTCGCCCAGAACCGGGAGGGGGCAGACCAGGAGGATGCGGCGGACATGCGCGAGGCGTTGGCACTCGTGGACGCACTCCGTCGCGGGCGCCGGGACTGA
- a CDS encoding GH116 family glycosyl-hydrolase — MSNHRLRESTRAHFTYRGDQLNEISFPLGGIGTGSIGLAGNGRLIDWEIFNRPNKGSVNGFSHFAVKAERDGDVVDARVLHGDLPGPLSGSLRSTWLHSYGFGPTRASLGGLPHFAGVEFEGTFPVATLSFADARFPGAVSLRAFNPFIPGNSGDSSIPAACFEVQIANTGDDDLHYTVALAVTNPAGPGKSVNRARRDGATQLLTLGTTGVAAEHPGCGDLTVATDCPDVSFQEYWFRGAWFDDLTIYWHDFTTPGGFVNRSYAEPTAGAGGGFGRDDTAVLAARIGVAAGTTRAVRFVLAWSFPNCVNYWHPVGVEQEQRDAPPPEFEAGEWRNWYATRFADSAASAGYCLREWERLRDQTLAFRDALYASSVPPAVLDAAAATLSVLNSSTVLRLEDGTFYGFEGVRVDQGCCEGSCTHVWNYAYALPFLFPDLERSMRDADFRYNAGPDGGMTFRLQLPLGRERLGFRPCADGQFGGVIKAFREWKISGDSEWLRGHWDTIKRNISFAWADSNPDRWDADRDGVLEGRQHHTLDMELFGPNSWLNGFYLAALAAGAEMAEHLGETGTAAEYRALFARGKEWTDRNLFNGEYYQQQIDLTDRSILEAYAAGDGKENYRGGRSQVWNYWDHEHGEIKYQVAEGCAIDQVLAQWHANICGIGDVFDREQTRSALAAIYRHNFMRSLREHFNPARLYGLDDEAGTVICSYPRALPVVPVTYAQETMHGFEYQAAGHLIQEGMLEEGLAMVQAVRDRYDGTRRNPWNEIECGSNYARSMAAFALLLAWSGFEFDAVRRHVGFSPKVADTPHTAFWSLDSGWGTCVLDATEIRLQAAAGELRLSTFSSDRLVGAAGGAATGVQVGGAGVAFRQDDATLAFSEAVAITPGAPLTIALSAMV; from the coding sequence ATGAGCAACCATCGGCTGAGGGAATCCACCCGCGCGCACTTCACCTACCGCGGCGACCAGCTCAACGAGATTTCGTTCCCGCTCGGCGGGATCGGCACCGGCTCGATCGGGCTGGCCGGCAATGGCCGGCTGATAGACTGGGAGATCTTCAACCGCCCCAACAAGGGCAGCGTAAACGGTTTCAGCCACTTCGCGGTGAAAGCGGAGCGCGACGGCGACGTGGTGGATGCGCGCGTGCTGCACGGCGACCTGCCCGGGCCGCTGTCCGGCAGCCTGCGCTCGACTTGGCTGCACAGCTACGGCTTCGGCCCGACGCGCGCCTCGCTCGGCGGCCTCCCGCACTTCGCCGGCGTGGAGTTCGAGGGCACCTTTCCGGTCGCCACCCTGTCGTTCGCCGACGCCAGGTTCCCGGGCGCCGTCTCCCTGCGCGCCTTCAACCCGTTCATCCCCGGCAACTCCGGCGACTCCAGCATCCCCGCCGCCTGCTTCGAGGTGCAGATCGCCAACACCGGCGACGACGACCTCCACTACACCGTGGCGCTGGCGGTCACCAACCCGGCCGGCCCCGGCAAGTCGGTCAACCGCGCCCGGCGCGACGGCGCCACGCAGCTTCTCACCCTGGGCACCACCGGCGTCGCCGCCGAGCACCCCGGCTGCGGCGACCTCACGGTCGCCACCGACTGCCCCGACGTCAGCTTCCAGGAGTACTGGTTCCGCGGCGCCTGGTTCGACGACCTCACCATCTACTGGCACGACTTCACCACGCCCGGCGGGTTCGTCAACCGCAGCTACGCGGAGCCGACAGCCGGCGCCGGCGGCGGGTTCGGACGCGATGATACCGCCGTGCTGGCGGCGCGCATCGGCGTAGCCGCGGGAACGACGCGCGCCGTGCGCTTCGTGCTGGCCTGGAGCTTCCCCAACTGCGTGAACTACTGGCACCCGGTGGGGGTCGAACAGGAACAGCGCGACGCGCCGCCGCCGGAGTTCGAGGCCGGCGAGTGGCGCAACTGGTACGCGACCCGCTTCGCCGACTCGGCGGCCAGCGCCGGTTACTGCCTGCGCGAGTGGGAGCGGCTGCGGGACCAGACCCTGGCGTTCCGCGACGCGCTGTACGCCAGCAGCGTGCCGCCGGCGGTGCTGGACGCCGCCGCCGCCACCCTGTCGGTGCTGAACAGCTCCACCGTGCTGCGGCTGGAGGACGGCACCTTCTACGGCTTCGAGGGGGTGCGCGTCGACCAGGGCTGCTGCGAAGGGAGCTGCACCCACGTATGGAACTACGCCTACGCGCTGCCGTTCCTGTTCCCGGACCTGGAGCGCTCGATGCGCGACGCCGACTTCCGCTACAACGCCGGCCCCGACGGCGGCATGACCTTCCGCCTGCAGTTGCCGCTCGGGCGCGAACGGCTCGGTTTCCGGCCGTGCGCCGACGGCCAGTTCGGCGGCGTGATCAAGGCCTTCCGGGAGTGGAAGATCAGCGGCGACTCGGAGTGGCTGCGCGGCCACTGGGACACCATCAAGCGGAACATCTCGTTCGCCTGGGCGGACAGCAACCCCGACCGCTGGGACGCGGACCGCGACGGCGTACTGGAGGGGCGCCAGCACCACACCCTGGACATGGAGCTGTTCGGCCCCAACTCCTGGCTGAACGGATTCTACCTCGCTGCCCTGGCGGCGGGCGCCGAGATGGCCGAGCACCTCGGCGAGACCGGCACCGCGGCCGAGTACCGGGCGCTGTTCGCGCGCGGCAAGGAGTGGACCGACCGGAACCTGTTCAACGGCGAGTACTACCAGCAGCAGATCGACCTCACCGACCGGTCGATCCTGGAGGCGTACGCTGCCGGTGACGGCAAGGAGAACTACCGCGGCGGGCGCAGCCAGGTCTGGAACTACTGGGACCACGAGCACGGCGAGATCAAGTACCAGGTGGCGGAGGGCTGCGCGATCGACCAGGTGCTCGCGCAGTGGCACGCCAACATCTGCGGCATCGGCGACGTGTTCGACCGTGAGCAGACGCGCTCCGCGCTGGCGGCGATCTACCGCCACAACTTCATGCGCTCGCTGCGGGAACACTTCAACCCGGCGCGCCTGTATGGGCTGGACGACGAGGCGGGCACGGTAATCTGCTCCTACCCGCGCGCGCTGCCGGTGGTTCCGGTGACCTACGCCCAGGAGACCATGCACGGCTTCGAGTACCAGGCCGCCGGCCACCTGATCCAGGAGGGGATGCTGGAGGAGGGGCTGGCGATGGTGCAGGCGGTGCGCGACCGCTACGACGGCACCAGGCGCAACCCCTGGAACGAGATCGAGTGCGGCAGCAACTACGCGCGCTCGATGGCCGCGTTCGCGCTCCTGCTGGCCTGGTCCGGATTCGAGTTCGACGCCGTCCGCCGCCACGTCGGCTTCAGCCCCAAGGTGGCGGACACGCCGCACACCGCGTTCTGGAGCCTGGATTCCGGCTGGGGCACCTGCGTGCTGGATGCGACCGAGATCCGCCTGCAGGCGGCAGCCGGCGAGCTGCGCCTGTCGACCTTTTCCAGCGACCGGCTGGTGGGCGCGGCCGGCGGCGCCGCGACCGGCGTGCAGGTGGGCGGTGCCGGCGTGGCCTTCCGGCAGGACGACGCCACCCTCGCCTTCTCCGAAGCCGTCGCCATCACACCCGGAGCGCCGCTGACCATCGCGCTGTCGGCCATGGTCTGA
- a CDS encoding TrkH family potassium uptake protein, translating to MNPATTPPHLRALTPVGDHRHRAGAVVYTVSALLLLAGLFMTSGIAVALLHDEGRAMFGFAVAAGVAMVCALSGFLSCRRFRDTALLTRDGFLVVVLSWLVVTAFGALPYVLSGSIPRYTDAFFETMSGFTTTGATLLTDIESLPRAVLFWRSLTQWLGGMGIVVLTVAILPRLGIGGLKLMRSETPGPTLEKLTPRVAGTAKILWLFYLGLSVMLASLLLAAGLPLFDALTHTFSTIATGGFSPRTASVGAYDSAFVDVVVTVFMLLAAVNFALYFQVVRGRPGKLLGNLELRVFIGIYVLAAALVTLSVTGVTYQSLGRGLRFATFQAASLLTGTGFTTADYDDWPTLARGVLLVIMFVGGCAGSTTGGIKVIRLTALFKQALNEFRFLVHPQGIFTLRIGDRRVKKDILYPVAVFFFLYIGLVLVTTLVVAGFSPDLTTALTTGLATVGNIGPGFGAIGPSQNYAFYPGAVKWWLSFAMLTGRLEIYSVLLLLTRAFWRH from the coding sequence ATGAATCCCGCCACCACGCCGCCGCACCTGCGCGCGCTGACGCCGGTGGGCGACCACCGGCACCGCGCCGGGGCTGTCGTCTATACCGTGTCCGCGCTGCTGTTGTTGGCGGGACTGTTCATGACTTCCGGAATAGCCGTTGCGCTGCTCCACGACGAGGGGCGGGCGATGTTCGGGTTCGCGGTTGCCGCGGGCGTGGCGATGGTGTGCGCGCTGAGCGGGTTTCTGAGTTGCCGCCGCTTTCGCGACACCGCCTTGCTGACCCGTGACGGGTTCCTGGTGGTGGTGCTGAGCTGGCTGGTGGTGACCGCGTTCGGTGCACTGCCCTACGTGCTCAGCGGCAGCATTCCGCGCTACACCGACGCCTTCTTCGAAACCATGTCGGGGTTCACCACCACGGGAGCCACGCTGCTCACCGACATCGAGTCGCTGCCGCGGGCGGTCCTGTTCTGGCGCTCGCTCACCCAGTGGCTCGGCGGCATGGGCATCGTGGTGCTGACCGTCGCGATCCTGCCGCGGCTCGGGATCGGCGGCCTGAAGCTGATGCGCTCGGAGACGCCCGGCCCCACGCTGGAGAAGCTCACGCCGCGGGTCGCCGGGACCGCCAAGATCCTGTGGCTGTTCTATCTCGGCCTGTCGGTGATGCTGGCATCGCTGCTGCTGGCCGCCGGGTTGCCGCTGTTCGATGCGCTCACCCACACCTTCAGCACCATAGCTACCGGTGGTTTCTCGCCGCGTACGGCCAGCGTAGGCGCGTACGACTCGGCCTTCGTGGACGTGGTGGTGACCGTGTTCATGCTGCTGGCGGCGGTCAACTTTGCACTCTACTTCCAGGTCGTCCGCGGACGTCCCGGCAAGCTGCTCGGCAACCTGGAGCTGCGCGTCTTCATCGGCATCTACGTGCTGGCGGCGGCGCTGGTGACCCTTTCGGTTACCGGCGTGACTTACCAGTCGCTGGGGCGGGGCCTGCGCTTCGCCACGTTCCAGGCCGCCTCGCTGCTCACCGGTACCGGGTTCACTACCGCCGACTACGACGACTGGCCGACCCTGGCGCGCGGCGTGCTGCTGGTGATCATGTTCGTGGGCGGCTGCGCCGGCTCCACCACCGGCGGCATCAAGGTGATCCGGCTGACCGCGCTGTTCAAGCAGGCGCTGAACGAGTTCCGCTTCCTGGTTCACCCTCAGGGCATCTTCACGCTCCGCATCGGAGACCGGCGGGTAAAGAAGGACATCCTCTATCCGGTGGCGGTGTTCTTTTTCCTCTACATCGGCCTGGTACTGGTGACCACCCTGGTGGTGGCCGGCTTCAGTCCGGACCTGACCACGGCACTCACGACCGGCCTGGCCACCGTGGGCAACATCGGCCCCGGCTTCGGCGCCATCGGACCGTCACAGAACTACGCCTTCTACCCCGGCGCCGTAAAGTGGTGGCTCAGCTTCGCCATGCTCACCGGGCGGCTGGAGATTTACAGCGTACTGCTGCTGCTCACCCGCGCCTTCTGGCGCCACTGA